The following proteins are encoded in a genomic region of Glycine soja cultivar W05 chromosome 17, ASM419377v2, whole genome shotgun sequence:
- the LOC114392033 gene encoding uncharacterized protein LOC114392033: MSTAVPFLSVAVAWFVIFGIFLLIILACCCCCNGGDSSDDGYSKALHHLSLTLLIFCTIAAIGGCAVLYSGQGKFRESTSNTLDYVVNQAQLVAENLRNVTSYFDSAKQLVNGIPLPLDLGSNIDDAAKVRVITATDSLSKKAKENSRMIHKVIDGVRLALVIVAAVMIFVALLGLLFSLLALPCPVYSLVVIGWILVTGTLLLCAAFLFVHK, translated from the exons ATGTCTACTGCGGTTCCTTTTCTTTCCGTGGCTGTAGCCTGGTTCGtgatttttggaatttttttacttatcatCTTAGCGTGTTGCTGCTGTTGTAACGGAGGAGATTCAAGTGATGATGGCTATTCTAAAGCACTCCATCATTTGTCCTTGACTTTGCTTATCTTCTGCACCATTGCGGCAAT AGGTGGATGCGCTGTCCTGTACTCTGGTCAGGGGAAGTTTCGTGAAAGCACTTCGAACACACTTGATTACGTTGTGAATCAGGCTCAATTAGTAGCCGAAAACCTCCGGAACGTGACAAGTTATTTTGATTCAGCTAAGCAGCTTGTGAATGGGATTCCTCTGCCACTTGATCTTGGATCCAACATTGATGATGCCGCCAAAGTGAGAGTCATCACTGCTACTGATTCTCTCTCCAAAAAGGCTAAAGAAAATTCGAGGATGATACATAAAGTCATAGATGGAGT GAGACTGGCTCTTGTTATTGTTGCTGCTGTTATGATCTTTGTTGCATTGCTCGGATTGC TATTTTCTTTACTTGCTTTGCCGTGTCCTGTATACTC CTTAGTGGTTATTGGATGGATTCTTGTTACGGGCACCTTGTTACTTTGTGCTgcatttctttttgttcataaGTAA
- the LOC114393534 gene encoding uncharacterized protein LOC114393534, translating into MKTLLRSKTLTYTIVDAFDQIISNFTNANTTAIFNQSGPLVPLLCNPYNADFTSRQCAPGEVTFKNAIEVWKNYTCQASSSEQCTNEGRLTPKIYNKLASAVNVTDGLFHYGPFFVDLVDCTFARKAFSEISNNYCPSLRRYTERVYLGTVVVSAAVMLSLIFWIVFFREQWRRLRN; encoded by the exons ATGAAAACCCTTCTACGAAGCAAGACTCTCACATATACCATTGTTGACGCATTTGACCAAATCATTTCCAATTTCACAAATGCAAATACCACAGCTATTTTCAATCAATCAGGTCCCCTCGTCCCTCTTCTCTGCAATCCATATAATGCCGACTTCACCTCTCGCCAGTGTGCGCCAGGGGAAGTCACATTCAAAAACGCCATCGAG GTGTGGAAGAATTATACGTGCCAGGCTTCATCATCTGAACAATGTACGAATGAAGGTCGTTTGACACCGAAGATATACAACAAACTTGCATCTGCAGTGAATGTGACGGATGGTTTATTTCATTATGGGCCATTTTTCGTTGATTTAGTAGATTGCACTTTTGCACGTAAAGCATTCTCAGAGATTAGCAACAACTATTGTCCTTCTCTGCGGAGATATACTGAAAGAGTTTATTTGGGAACGGTTGTGGTATCTGCGGCCGTAATGCTCTCTTTGATATTTTGGATCGTCTTTTTCAGAGAGCAGTGGCGGCGTCTTCGCAACTGA